The following proteins come from a genomic window of Andrena cerasifolii isolate SP2316 chromosome 6, iyAndCera1_principal, whole genome shotgun sequence:
- the Nup98-96 gene encoding nuclear pore complex protein Nup98-96 isoform X4: MFGQSGSTSFSGFNTAAQTSPFGQSAFGKPIATTSFGSGGTPVFGSSKTSLFSSKPTGSTTGGLFGNTTTPPAFTQPSFGGFGTTNTNSNLFGSQQNASTSLFGTTTATSAFGQSNKPAGFSFGTTSGTNLFGQPQQSTQQTTPFGQSSSSTGNTNLFSTTPGFGSTNTTTTGITGTVVKFTPVVTTDSMSKNGISHSISARHCCIASMKEYESKSYEELRFEDYSVGRKGPSTGIFGTPAQPSPFGNAGAGGPSTATTGFGAMSGGFGATTQPGSSGLFGKPMTSFGTPSTTTTNSFAFNSTPSTNLFGSNTQAKPFGILSTAAAPTPLFATSNTNQTAGTGFGGINPAQNTGFGSTFGSTQPNQSIGLFNQNKSAFNVPSTSSSSSSGFTSFGQTPSSSAGTSLFGNKPTIGTTGFGTTPTFGSTTASTFGTTTGFAAGQNSGALSFNTSFKPSGQTPGFSFGSTAAPCTALGTNTGLTLGSGSTLFNQQKPGGLFGSTGNNTTFNTSTSFGSSTFGTNSNVGNGIGMGSLLGPGAASNQTKSSGTVPVHQQILALVSAPFGDSPLLRNLLPASGKTEELLKPANAPSKMLNGPQYKVTADNKSPKIKAKVVTPAQLSKKSMFEGLEEEDPLSEAFQPRPNAKRLVLRPKAITNSIISSPTENSHIVGKNLQSAAAVAGGKGEDRTNGTNSYVENNTVSTIETVDKENHGQDNNRQPAKDRRSSSSSSWLKTSLPRPSVSSKHSNKESSFEGQRSLPFSGPNSSAEEAINNTVLELRPYADNANNQPSNQIQSKVDDTCADKSLRNNSFADETCTDNTSRDTADSSLEMDENLVSQTTNWKMNTAKVTLKRAGYYTIPTLDKLDDYVCGETCVVPYFTVGRKGYGNVFFPDVFDIFGLNLDEIVHFRHKEVVIYPDDEKKPPVGQGLNRKAQVTLDRVWPHDKSLHKPITDPRRLAAMHYEEKLRRVSAKHDTRFLEYRPETGSWVFKVDHFSKYGLSDSDEDDNNVAPITVNDPKRIKLCTTTLQKSAVQLAESNQVTNKSKIATNGTTNDSKMDIAVDLDFALVELADVKRFSSTRDYNSGKKQLPVSPTGDNARILGTDSHKLQLMKASFFDGSDEEMNEIYEREANRASLLPGQKSSARYFADTVQKLDEDEKYETSYSPILRSNLTIHPMPSFAYEEQAILSKAADIKLKRSTDVVVVVATKSSSMYGKNFPDPLVTPVTTILKWRSEVIPLSKSIIHKLESRSVADTGIQLGRMFKPSWGRGLTLLTLSTQRQATDVPLRSPFELIGSYTRGRLPEDITSNAIVQRIQILGGNGTDEERVQLFEKSIEGHLKIQLSHRIMNQEGDCPIFDVVADVNKASIALHAHCSLAEEFADQFAGDHFAAYVANVWKLCVALWGTLPDVNTSPENTADHNIVIARREAIGEWLKHVIRKTLEWDNGNVNNEENILLLLSALELGEACKIAREVGDHCLALLMAQLRSGLPTKVLIKQQIALWQDAGIDENVSMDRLKLFALVAGEPLVLSSKHGLINVCEGLDWKRALAVHLWYFSSPIASIRDALELYETSFDASKTTYAYAAQPCPEYRGDDYELEVNNGRKPIYDLCFHLLKLFCTGNHTLGELLNPATHTADPLDYRLSWLMQQVLLALGYTHLSEHVATLTHVNFATQLEAYGLWHWAVFVMLHLKDTGIRKSAVMNLLQRNIEIDGTAAAAEYIEREKFLREELGIPSIWIHRAKAVRSCVAKREFRISARFADSVGSARVQRHRKRMGLSRTATLGIHGNNHGHRILVKRCRSPWNKLQTGVTETTIDASVSED; this comes from the exons ATGTTTGGACAATCTGGAAGTACATCGTTTA GTGGCTTCAATACGGCGGCACAAACCAGTCCGTTCGGCCAATCAGCGTTTGGTAAACCAATCGCTACGACCAGTTTCGGCAGCGGCGGGACGCCAGTCTTTGGTAGTAGTAAAACTTCTCTCTTTAGTTCAAAGCCTACAGGCTCTACCACTGGTGGCTTGTTCGGCAATACTACAACACCACCTGCATTTACTCAGCCATCTTTTGGAG GCTTTGGGACAACAAATACAAATAGCAATCTATTCGGCAGTCAACAGAATGCAAGCACGAGTCTTTTCGGAACGACAACAGCAACTTCAGCGTTCGGGCAGTCGAACAAGCCAGCCGGATTTAGCTTCGGCACAACATCAGGAACAAATTTATTTGGACAACCCCAACAGTCGACTCAGCAGACTACTCCTTTCGGACAAAGCAGCAGCAGCACCGGAAATACCAATTTGTTCAGCACAACACCtg GCTTTGGCAGTACAAACACCACCACTACAGGAATCACTGGCACCGTTGTTAAATTTACTCCCGTCGTAACTACCGATTCCATGTCGAAAAATGGTATATCTCATAGTATATCGGCGAGGCATTGCTGCATCGCGTCAATGAAAGAGTACGAATCGAAATCTTACGAGGAGTTGCGGTTCGAGGATTATTCTGTGGGACGAAAAG GACCCAGTACAGGCATCTTTGGCACACCTGCGCAACCTTCGCCATTCGGCAATGCAGGAGCAGGTGGTCCTAGTACCGCGACCACGG GTTTTGGTGCGATGAGTGGAGGCTTTGGTGCGACCACTCAACCCGGATCAAGCGGTCTGTTTGGGAAACCAATGACAAGCTTTGGAACACCTTCGACAACAACTACAAACAGCTTTGCTTTCAATTCTACCCCGAGCACGAATCTGTTTGGCAGTAATACTCAGGCCAAACCTTTCGGTA TTTTATCTACAGCTGCAGCGCCAACGCCACTCTTTGCAACCAGCAATACTAACCAAACTGCTGGTACAGGTTTCGGTGGCATTAACCCGGCCCAAAACACTGGCTTTGGATCCACGTTTGGATCAACGCAACCGAATCAG AGCATCGGCCTATTTAATCAGAACAAATCAGCATTCAATGTGCCAtccacgtcgtcgtcgtcgagtaGCGGATTCACTAGTTTTGGTCAGACACCCTCCAGCAGTGCGGGCACAAGTTTATTCGGTAACAAGCCAACCATCGGAACTACAGGTTTCGGAACGACACCCACCTTCGGCTCGACTACAGCATCGACTTTTGGAACTACAACGGGTTTCGCTGCAGGCCAAAACTCCGGTGCTTTATCGTTTAATACATCTTTTAAACCTTCAGGGCAGACGCCTGGATTCTCGTTTGGTTCTACTGCCGCTCCCTGTACCGCACTGG GTACAAATACGGGTTTGACACTGGGTAGCGGTTCTACTTTGTTTAATCAACAAAAGCCGGGCGGTTTATTCGGCAGCACTGGAAACAACACAACATTTAACACGTCTACCTCTTTCGGATCTTCAACATTTGGAACCAATTCCAACGTGGGGAATGGCATTGGAATGGGTTCTTTACTCGGTCCCGG TGCTGCGAGCAACCAAACGAAAAGCTCTGGAACAGTACCGGTGCATCAACAAATTCTGGCATTGGTGTCCGCACCGTTCGGAGATTCACCCCTGCTGAGGAATCTTTTACCG GCTTCCGGCAAAACGGAAGAGTTGTTGAAACCGGCTAACGCGCCTTCTAAAATGTTAAATGGCCCCCAGTACAAGGTTACGGCAGATAACAAGTCACCAAAAATCAAGGCCAAGGTGGTCACACCTGCACAATTGTCAAAG AAGTCGATGTTCGAAGGCCTCGAGGAGGAGGATCCGCTCTCGGAAGCATTTCAACCACGGCCAAACGCGAAACGTCTAGTATTACGTCCGAAGGCGATAACGAACTCGATAATTTCGTCACCGACTGAAAATTCGCATATCGTGGGAAAGAATTTACAGtccgctgctgctgttgctggtgGAAAAGGTGAGGACAGAACGAATGGGACGAATTCGTACGTCGAGAATAACACAGTTTCAACCATCGAAACTGTGGACAAAGAAAATCACGGCCAGGATAATAATCGGCAACCAGCGAAAGATCGaagatcgtcgtcgtcgtcatcttg GTTGAAAACGAGTCTCCCGCGTCCGTCGGTGTCCTCCAAGCATTCGAACAAAGAGTCGTCATTCGAGGGACAGCGTTCGCTGCCGTTCTCCGGACCAAACTCGTCCGCCGAGGAAGCGATAAACAACACTGTTCTAGAATTGCGGCCCTACGCGGATAATGCCAACAACCAGCCATCGAATCAGATACAGTCCAAAGTCGACGACACTTGCGCCGATAAATCCTTGCGGAATAATTCTTTTGCTGACGAGACGTGCACGGACAATACGTCCCGGGATACCGCCG ATTCTAGCCTAGAGATGGACGAAAATTTGGTCTCACAAACGACTAATTGGAAAATGAATACAGCGAAAGTAACGCTGAAACGCGCTGGTTATTACACTATTCCTACACTCGATAAACTGGACGATTACGTTTGCGGAGAAACCTGCGTTGTTCCCTATTTTACAGTTGGGCGCAAGGGTTACGGGAACGTGTTTTTCCCTGACGTATTTGACATTTTCGGTCTGAATCTAGATGAAATCG TACATTTCCGACACAAAGAGGTTGTTATTTATCCGGATGATGAGAAGAAACCACCAGTCGGACAGGGATTAAATCGCAAAGCACAGGTCACGCTCGACCGGGTATGGCCGCACGACAAGTCTCTGCACAAACCAATTACTGACCCTCGTCGGCTGGCTGCGATGCACTACGAAGAAAAGTTACGAAGGGTATCTGCGAAACACGATACCAGATTCCTCGAGTACCGACCCGAAACCGGATCGTGGGTCTTTAAG GTGGATCATTTTTCCAAATACGGTTTGAGCGATTCGGATGAAGATGACAATAACGTCGCACCCATCACCgtcaacgatccaaagagaatAAAGTTGTGCACAACAACCCTGCAGAAATCTGCGGTCCAGTTGGCAGAATCAAATCAAGTTACG AATAAAAGTAAGATCGCAACGAATGGTACAACAAATGACTCGAAAATGGACATTGCCGTTGATTTGGACTTCGCCCTCGTGGAACTCGCAGATGTTAAAAGGTTCAGCAGCACGA GAGATTACAATTCTGGCAAGAAACAATTACCCGTAAGTCCGACAGGCGATAACGCTCGTATCCTGGGTACGGACAGTCACAAATTACAACTGATGAAGGCCAGTTTTTTCGACGGTAGCGACGAGGAGATGAACGAGATCTATGAACGAG AAGCGAATCGAGCCTCACTTTTGCCTGGGCAGAAAAGCTCCGCGCGATACTTCGCCGATACTGTTCAGAAATTGGACGAGGATGAAAAATACGAGACGTCGTACAGTCCGATATTACGATCGAATTTGACGATCCATCCTATGCCATCTTTCGCTTACGAAGAACAGGCAATTCTTTCGAAGGCGGCGG ACATAAAATTGAAACGGTCGACAGATGTGGTGGTCGTCGTTGCAACGAAATCGTCGTCGATGTACGGGAAAAATTTCCCGGATCCTCTAGTAACTCCAGTGACCACCATTCTCAAATGGCGTTCTGAAGTGATACCATTATCCAAGTCCATTATACACAAACTAGAATCTCGCTCTGTCGCCGATACTG GTATACAATTGGGTAGAATGTTTAAACCGAGCTGGGGGCGCGGTTTAACTTTGCTCACATTGAGCACGCAACGGCAAGCTACCGATGTACCCCTGCGCAGTCCATTCGAACTGATTGGGTCTTACACGCGCGGTCGTCTTCCGGAAGATATCACATCCAACGCAATAGTTCAACGTATACAAATTTTGGGTGGTAACGGAACGGACGAGGAACGCGTTCAATTGTTCGAG AAAAGTATAGAGGGTCATCTAAAAATTCAGTTGTCACACCGTATAATGAATCAAGAGGGAGATTGTCCAATCTTCGACGTGGTCGCAGATGTTAACAAGGCGAGCATAGCTTTACACGCGCATTGCAGTTTGGCCGAAGAATTCGCGGATCAGTTCGCAGGGGATCATTTCGCTGCGTACGTCGCTAATGTTTGGAAGCTCTGCGTGGCTCTCTGGGGAACTCTGCCCGATGTAAACACATCACCTG AAAACACGGCGGATCATAATATCGTGATAGCGCGTCGCGAGGCTATAGGGGAGTGGTTAAAACACGTGATACGAAAGACACTCGAATGGGACAACGGGAACGTTAATAACGAAGAAAATATACTGCTATTATTGTCCG CTTTGGAACTGGGGGAGGCATGCAAGATCGCGCGAGAAGTAGGCGATCATTGTCTGGCACTCTTAATGGCACAATTGCGCAGTGGTTTGCCTACAAAAGTATTGATAAAGCAGCAAATCGCATTATGGCAAGACGCCGGTATCGATGAAAACGTGTCGATGGATCGATTGAAGCTTTTCGCATTGGTGGCGGGTGAACCGCTAGTACTCAGTAGTAAACACGGTCTGATCAATGTCTGCGAGGGTCTGGATTGGAAGAGAGCGTTAGCCGTTCATCTGTG GTATTTTTCATCTCCGATCGCTTCCATAAGGGATGCGTTAGAACTTTACGAGACATCCTTCGACGCCAGCAAAACAACATACGCGTACGCGGCACAGCCTTGTCCCGAATACAGAGGAGACGATTACGAGCTCGAAGTAAACAATGGAAGAAAGCCGATATACGATCTCTGTTTTCaccttttaaaattgttttgtaCGGGAAATCACACGCTGGGGGAACTCTTAAATCCAGCGACGCATACTGCCGACCCGTTGGACTACAGACTCAG CTGGCTGATGCAGCAAGTACTTTTAGCTTTGGGTTATACGCATCTCTCGGAACACGTGGCCACTTTAACGCACGTTAACTTTGCGACACAATTAGAGGCGTACGGACTTTGGCATTGGGCTGTATTCGTGATGTTACATTTAAAAGACACCGGCATAAGGAAAAGTGCGGTAATGAATCTATTACAGCGGAACATCGAAATAGACGGCACCGCCGCCGCTGCCGAATACATCGAACGGGAGAAATTTTTGAGGGAAGAGCTTGGAATACCATCAATTTGGATTCACCGTGCCAAGGCTGTTAGAAGTTGTGTTGCCAAAAG agAATTTCGAATATCTGCGCGATTTGCTGACTCCGTTGGTTCCGCCAGAGTGCAGCGGCACCGTAAGCGGATGGGCTTATCAAGGACAGCTACTTTGGGAATACATGGAAATAACCATGGACATCGAATCCTTGTTAAGCGGTGCCGATCCCCGTGGAATAAATTACAAACTGGAGTTACTGAAACCACGATTGACGCGTCTGTGTCTGAAGATTAG